In the genome of Xenopus laevis strain J_2021 chromosome 1S, Xenopus_laevis_v10.1, whole genome shotgun sequence, one region contains:
- the bcr.S gene encoding breakpoint cluster region protein: MLAGFAEAWRAQFPDAEPPRMELRTVRDMEQELERCRASVRRLERELNRERFRMIYLQTLLAKERRGYDRQRWGFEDRHRQVRDPIGEERLKSTGREERSPENNLKGPGRREPPVGAPDLSPRDVNRGPRRLLSLTEREDHEQRSDRLRRASSHPEGSPGLRGPQVADLHGVRGRSSDSSCGWDGEYEEPELNAHFLQDNALHNSGGNWSEAWPRRSFSPRSFEDIGGGYTPDCSSNENLTSSEEELSSGPSGRVSPKGIWSRSPPSPGSASPPTPQAPARQCQLRIAEAAIVGVRRSGQIWPSCTEPLGRDQGCHGDGDSSHCRGSPGGTDEQRSLHELMPFIDESPSSSPQLSAKSRGSRDTHSSGSLESSKSTELDLEKGLEMRKWVLSAILAGEETYLSHLEALLLPMKPLKAAATTSQPMLTVQQIETIFFKVPELYEIHKEFYDSLFPRVQKWSHQQRVGDLFQKLASQLGVYRAFVDNYEVAMETAEKCCQANAQFAEISENLKARNTREPKDNSSKTTLEALLYKPVDRVTRSTLVLHDLLKHTPVGHPDYPLLQDALRISQNFLSSINEEITPRRQSMTVQKGEHRQLLKDSFMVELVEGARKLRHVFLFTDLLLCAKLKKQIGGKSQQYDCKWYIPLADLNFQTVDESETTSNIPTIPDDEIEAIKVKISQLKSDIQREKKAHKGGKGLERLRKKLSEQESVLLLVSPSMAFRMQNRNGKSYTLLTWSDYERAEWGEHIREQQKKCFKSFSLSSLEIQMLTNSCVKLQTVHRIPLTLSKEDDESSGLYGFLNVIVHSATGFQQSSNPFCTLEVDSFGYFVNKAKTRVYRNTTEPNWNEEFEIELEGSQTLRILCYEKSCNRNRPMKEDGGDTSERMVAKGQVQLESQLALGKDWHRSVVSMNGIEVKLSMKFTSREFSLKRLPSRKQTGVFGVKIAIVTKRERSKVPYIVRQCVEEIERRGLEEVGIYRVSGVATDIQALKNVFDANNKDVSVMMSDMDVNAIAGTLKLYFRELPAPLFTDELYPNFAEGIALSDPVAKESCMLNLLLSLPEPNLLTFLFLLDHLKRVAEKESQNKMSLHNLATVFGPTLLRPSEKDSKIPVNPTQPISMADSWSLEVMSQVQVLLYFLQLDTIPTPDSKRQSILFSTEV, from the exons ATGCTGGCCGGCTTCGCGGAGGCGTGGCGGGCTCAGTTCCCGGACGCGGAGCCGCCTCGCATGGAGTTGCGCACAGTGCGGGACATGGAACAGGAGTTGGAGAGGTGCCGAGCCTCTGTCCGCCGGCTGGAGAGAGAACTTAATAGGGAGCGATTCCGTATGATCTACCTGCAGACTCTACTGGCTAAGGAGAGGCGGGGCTACGACCGGCAACGGTGGGGTTTTGAGGATCGCCATCGCCAGGTACGAGATCCCATTGGAGAGGAAAGGCTCAAGAGCACAGGAAGAGAGGAGAGGAGCCCAGAGAACAACCTCAAGGGGCCTGGCCGAAGGGAACCACCAGTTGGTGCTCCTGACTTGTCCCCCCGGGATGTCAACCGAGGGCCCCGTCGCCTTCTCAGCCTGACAGAGCGAGAGGACCACGAGCAACGATCTGACAGGCTGAGGAGAGCATCATCCCACCCTGAAGGTAGTCCAGGACTTAGGGGACCACAGGTTGCTGATCTTCATGGAGTGCGGGGCCGCTCCTCTGACAGCAGCTGTGGGTGGGATGGAGAATACGAAGAACCTGAACTAAATGCACACTTTCTGCAGGATAATGCCTTACACAACTCTGGGGGAAACTGGAGTGAGGCCTGGCCCCGTCGCTCCTTTTCTCCAAGGAGTTTCGAGGACATAGGGGGTGGGTACACGCCAGACTGCAGCTCCAATGAGAATCTGACTTCCAGTGAAGAGGAGCTGTCATCGGGCCCCTCTGGCAGGGTGTCACCCAAAGGCATCTGGAGCCGCTCCCCTCCTTCACCTGGTAGTGCCAGCCCACCCACTCCTCAGGCTCCTGCTCGGCAGTGCCAGCTTAGGATTGCAGAGGCCGCAATAGTTGGAGTTCGCAGGAGTGGCCAGATATGGCCCAGTTGCACTGAGCCTTTGGGAAGGGATCAAGGTTGCCATGGAGATGGAG ATTCATCTCACTGCAGGGGATCACCTGGGGGTACCGATGAGCAGCGTTCTCTGCATGAATTGATGCCATTTATTGATGAATCCCCTTCCTCTTCACCTCAGCTGAGTGCCAAGAGCCGTGGAAGTAGAGATACCCACTCCTCTGGGTCTCTGGAGTCCAGTAAATCG ACTGAGCTGGACCTGGAGAAAGGCCTGGAAATGAGGAAGTGGGTGCTCTCTGCAATTCTGGCTGGAGAAGAGACTTATTTGAGCCACTTGGAGGCTCTTTTACTA CCCATGAAACCTCTTAAAGCAGCAGCAACTACATCACAACCAATGCTAACTGTTCAGCAAATTGAAACAATCTTCTTCAAGGTTCCTGAGCTGTATGAGATTCACAAGGAATTCTATGACTCTCTCTTCCCACGGGTGCAGAAATGGAGCCACCAGCAGCGTGTAGGAGACCTGTTTCAGAAACTA GCCAGTCAGCTCGGGGTGTATCGCGCCTTTGTTGACAACTATGAGGTTGCCATGGAAACAGCGGAAAAATGTTGCCAAGCCAATGCACAGTTTGCTGAAATTTCAGAG aacCTAAAGGCTAGAAATACACGAGAACCCAAAGATAATTCATCAAAAACCACGCTGGAGG CACTACTTTACAAGCCTGTGGATCGAGTAACTCGCAGTACTCTGGTTCTACAT GACCTGTTAAAACATACTCCTGTTGGGCACCCAGACTATCCTCTTCTGCAGGATGCTCTCCGGATATCCCAGAACTTTTTATCGAGCATCAATGAGGAGATAACGCCTCGCAGGCAGTCAATGACTGTACAGAAAGGAGAA CACAGGCAGCTCTTGAAGGACAGTTTTATGGTAGAACTAGTAGAAGGTGCCCGAAAACTGCGTCACGTCTTCCTGTTTACCGATTTGCTTCTCTGTGCCAAACTGAAAAAACAGATTGGAGG GAAAAGCCAACAATATGACTGCAAGTGGTACATTCCTCTTGCTGACCTTAACTTCCAGACAGTAGATGAATCAGAAACCACTTCCAACATTCCTACGATTCCAGATGATGAGATTGAAGCCATCAAAGTAAAGATATCACAACTAAAGAGCGATATCCAGAGGGAGAAG AAAGCTCATAAAGGAGGTAAGGGACTTGAACGCCTTCGCAAGAAGTTGTCAGAACAGGAGTCTGTGTTACTCTTGGTTTCACCAAGTATGGCTTTCCGCATGCAGAACCGCAATGGCAAG agtTACACATTACTCACTTGGTCCGATTATGAACGAGCGGAGTGGGGAGAGCATATCCGGGAGCAGCAGAAGAAGT gttttaaaAGTTTCTCTTTGTCCTCACTGGAAATTCAGATGCTGACAAACTCTTGTGTTAAACTTCAGACTGTACATAGGATTCCACTGACACTCAGCAAGGAGG aTGATGAGTCTTCTGGACTTTATGGCTTCCTAAATGTTATTGTTCACTCAGCAACTGGATTCCAGCAGAGCTCAA ATCCCTTCTGCACACTTGAAGTGGATTCTTTTGGTTATTTTGTTAACAAGGCAAAAACACGTGTTTATCGCAACACTACAGAGCCCAACTGGAATGAG GAGTTTGAGATTGAGCTGGAGGGATCACAGACCCTTCGAATCCTGTGCTATGAGAAGAGCTGCAACCGGAACAGGCCTATGAAGGAGGATGGGGGAGACACCAGTGAGCGCATGGTAGCTAAGGGGCAAGTGCAG CTTGAATCTCAGCTGGCCCTTGGGAAGGATTGGCATCGTTCTGTTGTATCTATGAATGGG ATTGAAGTAAAATTGTCAATGAAGTTTACAAGCCGTGAGTTCAGTCTAAAGCGACTCCCTTCGCGCAAACAGACTGGTGTCTTTGGTGTTAAAATTGCTATAGTTACCAA AAGAGAACGCTCAAAGGTGCCATACATTGTACGTCAGTGTGTGGAAGAAATTGAAAGACGTGGATTGGAAGAAGTTGGCATTTACAGGGTATCTGGAGTAGCTACAGACATCCAAGCACTGAAGAATGTCTTTGATGCAA ATAACAAGGATGTCTCTGTCATGATGAGTGACATGGATGTCAATGCCATTGCTGGGACACTGAAACTGTATTTTAGGGAGCTTCCAGCTCCACTTTTCACTGATGAGTTGTACCCCAACTTTGCAGAGGGTATTG CCCTGTCAGATCCTGTGGCCAAAGAGAGCTGCATGCTGAACCTGCTACTTTCTCTGCCGGAACCCAACCTGCTCACATTTCTCTTCTTGCTCGATCACCTCAAGAG GGTTGCAGAGAAGGAAAGTCAGAACAAGATGTCCCTACACAACCTTGCCACTGTTTTTGGACCTACTTTGCTACGGCCATCAGAAAAAGACAGTAAAATCCCAGTAAATCCTACACAGCCAATAAGCATGGCTGATAGCTGGAGTCTAGAAGTAATGTCACAG GTGCAAGTTCTTCTGTACTTTCTGCAGTTAGACACTATCCCTACTCCAGACAGCAAGCGCCAGAGTATACTCTTTTCTACTGAAGTATGA